From Solanum stenotomum isolate F172 chromosome 2, ASM1918654v1, whole genome shotgun sequence:
CATTACATTTGTTCCCTCATTTTCCATTCTTCTTTTAAGTGGTTCACCACTTTCCTGTGGCTCTTGAAGATTGTCATCCCCACTTTTCATATCAGTAGATTCATTGAACATACAAGAACTAAATGCAGAGTCACAGATACATTGCTTTAGCATGTTGATCGCAAACAACTTCCCATTCATTTCTCCATATAACACAGAAAGCTGGGTTCCCAACCACACGAAGACTTGAACTAAGACAGGACATTTAAAACTCCGATTACTCAAAACTGATTCCTCAGCTTCTCCATTGCAAAATGTACTAGCTAAATCATTAGATTCCCTAACTATAGCCTTCAAACAAAGCTTAAACAGTACAAGTATATGATCCCTCATTGCTAAATCAAGTACAACACTATAATACCTAGCTGAATTAGCAACTACCCACGTAGATAAACACTCCACACTACTCATCCCTAATCCTAAAATCGCACGAAGAACACGATATGAATACATAAAAGGAAACTCATTCCAATGATCCGTTTCATTCCTAATTGCATAAACCTCCGAAGGAAGAAGCTGACTAACAATTTCTTTCGGAAACCCAAtcaaattttgaccaaaattagCACATTCGGAAGATAAAACAGCAAGCAAAGTGAGCATCGGAGGATTGGCATTTTCTCCCCTAATAGGAAAAGAAACAACACCAGGACAATTAGAATAACAGAAAGTGGGATTTTCAAAATCGAGGTATGTTTCAAGAGAGAAGCAAAGGTCAGACTGTGATTCAAGCAAGGGTAAGGTAAAGGGATTGGATGAGTGAAGGGTATGGGGGTATTTGAGGTGTTGTATTAGGGTTTGAATGTAATCGGCGGATGAAGAGGAAATGGGTGGGCAATGAAGAGAGTGAGAGAAGAGGGAAGAAAGGGGAAGACGatggttgggattgaaagggcATGGGATTAGAGCTGGAGAAGGAAAGGGAGGAACAAGGGGTATAGGAagaagagaggagagagagtTGAGAGTAGTTGAGGAGAGGTTGAGGAGAGATGTAAGGGATGAGAGAGCACCAGGAATATCATATGCCAGAGCACTGGTTGGAGTAGGGTGGTGGAAGTAAGGTGGTGGCGGTGGCGGGGGAAAGGCGGAGGCCGGTGGCAGTGGTAGCGGTGGCGGGGGAAAGGCAGAGACCGGTGGCAGTGGTAGCGGAGGCGGCGGAGGAAATGGATTCATTTCGTCCTTAATGCTCGGCGACGTGTTGACGAACTAAGTATATTGTGTATGCATTGCGTATAGAGTACGTCTATTCaatatctatttaatttttatccataATTAAAAGACACCCCACTAATTAAGAACTCATCCAAATAACTTGACCTACACCCAAATTATAACCCAAAATCAATCTTTATACCAAGTAAATCCCTAATTCAACTATTTAAATCCCTAAATCTATCCTTAATCAATTTCTAAAATCAATCCTTAATCAATTTCTAAAAGTAAGTACTTGAAGTAGATTTTTCGATATGAATCCATCGCCCTTATTGGAGAAATAGAACAACGCACCTCTGAATGGGCCCTGCAATGCgtgattcaaatttaatcggaGCTCCAATGTGAACTCCAACATCgggtagaaaaaaaaaaaaaagaacaacacATACATGGAGAGCAAGAAAATCGCTATAACAAGAGCTCCTAGCTGGACCAGAACGAAAAGAGGATGAAACTAGTCGAATGGGAGATGAGAGAGTCTGCTTCATGATCATCTACAATTTCGTTAATGAAAGATACAATGTAGCTAGACGATGGGAGAATCAGAGATTCTCGAAGAAGTGAAGAGTAAGTCCCCATAAGCTTCCTCTTGGCTTTTCTGACCGTCCCAATCTCTCATTATCCAAACCCTCCAAATCAAGATGCAACATATAAAAGTTCCTTAGATGATACACTGTTTGAAGTTTCATCTTTACGCCATCAATTTCAATACTTGAAATCAAGTAAGTTAATCGAGGCAGCCCAGGTAAGATTTCATGAAAAAAGGAATCAATTTTGAATGTAAATTAGCTGATTTAGGCTTAAATGAGGAGTGGGGTTAGTggaactaatttttttatttttttaaatcactatttattaatttgaaagtTTAAGTCAATTATCAATATAAtgtatattgtattgttatctatttattttcaaacaattataattattttcctaTTATTAATTCGAAAGTCTGACTCTCTCCGCAGAAGTCTCCTTGATGAGTTTTGTTTGTCTTGCCTTGTGTTTCTTTCTATACTAAATGATTCTTGCCCGTGctaagcacgggcccaacaaTTTAAATTCTAATATAATTTATTGCGTTTGATCTACCTAGGAAATATGTTCGAGAAACCAAGTACCATAATAAACATTTCGCGAAATGATCTAatagacccttgtacttgtattgTGGATCCTTCTACTTAACTCTTTACCAActaaacccttaaactcaatcaaaagatgatttttaATCCCCTTCTATAATGTGTGTAGCCCACTCTCCCTTAAATAGATGACATGCCAAATtcatgtcacataaattaataacACGTCAAAATAATCttcattaactatttttaaaaattattaatcaaaatattaaataaaaggtAATATAATTCTTTAAAGTGAATTCTTATTTCTCTCACCTTCCTCCAACTTCCGTCCACCTCTCCCGAACAGCAATCACCATCACCACCTCTCCTGAAAAGGAAGGTTGGGGCGGGGGATaagggtgggggtgggggatgATTGAAGAAGGTAATGTGAAGGAAAGAAGaagacttcttttttttaaaaaaaaaaattattttattttaataaaatttaaatatgttctTCACTTGCCTTTACATGCGTGTGGTTACACTCTCTCGCCAACTCATTCATTTTACTGTCACATAAGCATGATCAATGGTCAGAAGTGTTTGatatattatgttttaaagaGTTTAAGGACTCAATTGATAAATggttaagtagaagggttcataATACAAACGCATACAAGTATAGGGGTCCATCAGATCATTTCGCCTAAACATTTTTATACCAAAAATAAcataagacaaaaaataaaaatacgaATAATAAGTAAGAGTTTTTATAAAGATCAACAATCTTAGTGAGCTCTAGCTTTGAATCGATCAAGAAGTTACTAAATTCTATCAACCTATTTTTGTTTATAGCTTTTGTTTTTGCACTTGAACTCCACTCTGAGCAGTCTTTACCTAAGTACAAATATAGTTGTGAACTACCAGGACATTGTGGGGAGGGACCTTACATTTAGAAAGCTTACAGAAATATCCACCAACATGTACACTACTCTTCATCTTgatcacaatatatatattgatcCACAAAagttagtacatttttgtaatgaccctcatggtcatttctgtgtcttgccttctgtgtgtcgtttagagcattcctatagcgaccccaagtcatttatgacttgctgggactgacagttcagtcacctggtcgttcgtttggtcttggtgcgagtttttgtgttttggagcttatgaaccttgaacgatcattttcgatcaaaagttcaagaagatgacatcggaatccaattctgacgattccatcaactccggaagggtcattttaggttAGTAGCATGGTTgtcatgactcccgaggttttagtgtgagtcggtgcgattaggcgttttaactttaagtttaagcctaagtttgactttggtcaacattctgagtaaatgTGCTTAGATGAAAATtccgtcagcgtggttagctttggaatgtcgagtttggtctaggttgacccttcttttgtgtctggaggttttcgatatcttttcGAGACCTTTTGTGGGTTTNNNNNNNNNNNNNNNNNNNNNNNNNNNNNNNNNNNNNNNNNNNNNNNNNNNNNNNNNNNNNNNNNNNNNNNNNNNNNNNNNNNNNNNNNNNNNNNNNNNNNNNNNNNNNNNNNNNNNNNNNNNNNNNNNNNNNNNNNNNNNNNNNNNNNNNNNNNNNNNNNNNNNNNNNNNNNNNNNNNNNNNNNNNNNNNNNNNNNNNNNNNNNNNNNNNNNNNNNNNNNNNNNNNNNNNNNNNNNNNNNNNNNNNNNNNNNNNNNNNNNNNNNNNNNNNNNNNNNNNNNNNNNNNNNNNNNNNNNNNNNNNNNNNNNNNNNNNNNNNNNNNNNNNNNNNNNNNNNNNNNNNNNNNNNNNNNNNNNNNNNNNNNNNNNNNNNNNNNNNNNNNNNNNNNNNNNNNNNNNNNNNNNNNNNNNNNNNNNNNNNNNNNNNNNNNNNNNNNNNNNNNNNNNNNNNNNNNNNNNNNNNNNNNNNNNNNNNNNNNNNNNNNNNNNNNNNNNNNNNNNNNNNNNNNNNNNNNNNNNNNNNNNNNNNNNNNNNNNNNNNNNNNNNNNNNNNNNNNNNNNNNNNNNNNNNNNNNNNNNNNNNNNNNNNNNNNNNNNNNNNNNNNNNNNNNNNNNNNNNNNNNNNNNNNNNNNNNNNNNNNNNNNNNNNNNNNNNNNNNNNNNNNNNNNNNNNNNNNNNNNNNNNNNNNNNNNNNNNNNNNNNNNNNNNNNNNNNNNNNNNNNNNNNNNNNNNNNNNNNNNNNNNNNNNNNNNNNNNNNNNNNNNNNNNNNNNNNNNNNNNNNNNNNNNNNNNNNNNNNNNNNNNNNNNNNNNNNNNNNNNNNNNNNNNNNNNNNNNNNNNNNNNNNNNNNNNNNNNNNNNNNNNNNNNNNNNNNNNNNNNNNNNNNNNNNNNNNNNNNNNNNNNNNNNNNNNNNNNNNNNNNNNNNNNNNNNNNNNNNNNNNNNNNNNNNNNNNNNNNNNNNNNNNNNNNNNNNNNNNNNNNNNNNNNNNNNNNNNNNNNNNNNNNNNNNNNNNNNNNNNNNNNNNNNNNNNNNNNNNNNNNNNNNNNNNNNNNNNNNNNNNNNNNNNNNNNNNNNNNNNNNNNNNNNNNNNNNNNNNNNNNNNNNNNNNNNNNNNNNNNNNNNNNNNNNNNNNNNNNNNNNNNNNNNNNNNNNNNNNNNNNNNNNNNNNNNNNNNNNNNNNNNNNNNNNNNNNNNNNNNNNNNNNNNNNNNNNNNNNNNNNNNNNNNNNNNNNNNNNNNNNNNNNNNNNNNNNNNNNNNNNNNNNNNNNNNNNNNNNNNNNNNNNNNNNNNNNNNNNNNNNNNNNNNNNNNNNNNNNNNNNNNNNNNNNNNNNNNNNNNNNNNNNNNNNNNNNNNNNNNNNNNNNNNNNNNNNNNNNNNNNNNNNNNNNNNNNNNNNNNNNNNNNNNNNNNNNNNNNNNNNNNNNNNNNNNNNNNNNNNNNNNNNNNNNNNNNNNNNNNNNNNNNNNNNNNNNNNNNNNNNNNNNNNNNNNNNNNNNNNNNNNNNNNNNNNNNNNNNNNNNNNNNNNNNNNNNNNNNNNNNNNNNNNNNNNNNNNNNNNNNNNNNNNNNNNNNNNNNNNNNNNNNNNNNNNNNNNNNNNNNNNNNNNNNNNNNNNNNNNNNNNNNNNNNNNNNNNNNNNNNNNNNNNNNNNNNNNNNNNNNNNNNNNNNNNNNNNNNNNNNNNNNNNNNNNNNNNNNNNNNNNNNNNNNNNNCTACTGGGTACcggttgttttggtactcatgctacgctctgcatttatttcgtgatgcaggtccggaCACTAGTAGctagcgttgatcgagcttggagcagactgatccggagacgggagtgagcacacgacgttttgtactatttcagtctccatttgtatatatagacttgtcttttaccttttgagacagtccagtctctgttgtccacttttgggacttgtactcattttgttagtagctctgtactagcgacttccaggttctgggagggatctttatttgtatatatgtttttggtttgcttccgcctgtttatattgttatttgcctactcttgtttagtttctaccctcagacccattacttgttgttccgggttacgggttgacTTACTTACTGGTGGGTTATaataggtgccatcatgacttgagaaatcgggtcgtgacaattttcATCTCTATGAGTGAGCAACTGAATTacaaaaagtaataatatttgtcATGATGAAATACTATTAAAAGACCTGAGAGTTAGTTCATACAGACTTTGCAACAGAGAGCCATACATactcaatttatatttatataagatACCTTCAAATAATATTGGCTCAAGTTTGAAGAAACGAAGAAGATGGTTTCCCTGAATCATCAACCATTTCAAGCCTTATAACATTTCcattcaaattattaaaaaataatcaagctCGAAATAATTGATTAGGGGGCATGATCTGaactttcttttgttgtttctaTTAAGTCATTGAAGGGTAGATTGGAGTTTATGTGAGTTCGTTCTCTACTGCTTTTATATTTGCTTTGAGAGCCTATTTGAGAGTGCCTAcccatatttctttctttctttaatcTATTGAATTTATCAGTAGAAGAAAGATCAttttttggattcttcattGTCATCAATATCTATAGATGGCTACTGATACTGTTTCACCATATCATCTTACACCCCCCTCTGAGTTAAGCTTCTGTGAATCTCAGATTTTTACCAAAACATGTTTACGTCTCTTCTTTGGGTACTTTTAAATGGATACATATGTTGACAACTTAGTTGAAGTACCCTTCTTGGTTGTTTGGTTATATATAGAGTTTTGTAGCAAATATATTCTTTGCTCTATCATCTCTAATGTTATGTGTTGAGTTTTATTAGTACAATTCAGATTTTAGAATTTATATTGTGACCCAATTTTTGAGTTCAAGGGTCCTTGTTAATAATGTAgttttgattttactattaTAAGGATATTAGGGTGATGAGCCTCATCAGTCCCTACTATCTCTAAGAAATCAAAAAGAGAGAAGTCCAATGTTCAAGTGCATTTTACCAGTTTTCCAAACACGTAAGTAAGGACTTCTTTATGGAAGATGATAAAACTACATGacaacataataaaaaagatttgaaatgaAATGCACAATAGCTTTAGCGACCTAGAATATGAATTTAAGGTACAAAGTTGTCGAGCAGACGTCTTTTTAATTCAACTTTGTTTGCTCGTTATCGAgctaaaaagacatttttttctCGGGTGGTATTAGTTTAAATAACTCACTCGTCTAGCATTTTGGTTCAGTGCATACGTTTTCAGAGGTGTGATCATAATTATAACTCCTCCCTGACATTGTTGTAACTTTTATGTTCCAACGAATATTCTTGGGGAAAAAATCCAGTCAACCATAGTCCATATGTTTAATACTATTTAGTATGATTATATGGTGATATAATTTCAACTTTAAAGGCACATTTCATAGGTAAAAACAACTCAGATAAATATAAACATACAATTTTTATACCTAGATAATAAAATCAGTGAAAAGGGAGATAGGCATATCCAAGATGATCAAACAAAACTTGACATTGACGTATTACCAGCCAAAAGAGCACCATAGACCTCAAAAACTTGACATTTTAATGCGAAGAAGCTAACTGGAAAAATTTAAATCCTGTAAAAGATGACACTTACCAAAGTTAAAAAGGTTGAACACACACAAAGACAACAATCACCACAACACAGACCTAAAGACTCCCAAAACAACTTAGGCTTTAAAATTGgagaaatatttaagaaaatgactaaCCAAACCAAAAGCATGGATTGATTTAGATGAAATCCAAGCAACTCGTTGTGTCTTAAGTGGAGTATCACTTGAAATTCTAAAAAAGAGCTAAACTCGGGACAATTCAAAGAGACGAGATAGTCTAAGAAAGTTCACAACAGTCGAACTCACATATTTTAACAGATGTAAGATTAGTGagattatgaatttttttctgtTGCTCAATGATGCATTGTTCTCACTCTTTCTGTGATATTCTATCCTCCTCCAATTCCATGGCAAGCTTCTCTTGCTCTAATTCATACCGATGAATGAATAATAAGCAGTCATGAGCTACGTCAATGCAAGAGAAGATTAATCTTCTACttttaacaaaaacaaacaaatagtAATACTGGAAGGATGTATCTGTAATGACCTTTCAAGTCATTTTTGTGTACCCGCCTTCttttcatcgtttagagcgtttctatagcgaccccaagtcaatTTATTACTTGATGGCACTGACTGTTTGGTCGCCTGGTCATACGTTTGGATTTTGTACAACTTTTCGTGTTTTAGAGATCTTGAAGCTTGAATAGTTGACTTTAGTCAAAATGTTAGGTCAACGACCTCATAATGGAATTTTGACAGTTCCATCAGCTTCGGAATGGCCAAAATAATGCTACTAGCATGGTTGGCACGAATATCGAGGCCTTTCGTGCGATTATGAAtcattaggcgttttagcctttgaaatttggcctaaggttgactttggtcaacattcttggaaaACGCACTCGAATGAAAATTTCGTCAGCGCGGTTAGCCCTGGAATatcaagtttggtctagaacgacctttcGAAGCCTCCTGACTCATTCTGAGCCCCTCGATGGACTTTGGTTAAAATGGGCTTTAAGaatgggacccactttttatcgagatgACCTTTGATGGAAATTCCGACTGCGCCATTGAGTCTGGTGCATCGAATTTAGTAGGGTagcaatttattttatttttatcaggTTCCAAACGAATCTCGAGAACCCCGTCGGAGACCataaaaaaatagcaaaagCTGAAATCCGGTGCAGCCCTTTTAGCGACCAGATTTTGGGCTCTTAACGATCAaatttttaggttttttagcGACCAGTTTTACCCTTTAAAAGCTCTCATTCATCTTTCAGCCATCATTTTAAAAGTGTGATATCTTGAGCTATAGAGCTCCAATTTGGGTGATTCAAGACGCTaggttgtgagatttttcgaggagaACACGTTGGTGAGCTAGGAAGCTGCTTTGGGACCTTCATTTGAGGTAAATTTTTGTTTTCACCGGCTGCCATGGCTACTTTGTGAATTCAATTTGTGAGATATTTTGGGACTTGATTTCTCCCTCATTCTAAATCCAAATTTGATGATTCCAATGGCTATTTTGAGTGttttttcgaggagaacattgtggtAGTATTGGAATTCACTGTAGACCTTCCATTTCTGGTAAATTTATTGATTTCAGCTGCGGACCCATTTCTAGTTCTTGAGAAAATCCGGGTTTTGgttgcatgttgatattgtgaTGTTTTCGATCTCCaaattgtgtcccattttgggacatgagcGGAACTGATTAGGATCtatttttggggttaattctGGAATTTCCAGCACGGGTCCCACATTCCCCGTTTTGACCTCGAAATTGGTCCATCTCCCTTTTTTGCGATGTTAGTGTCTAAACGACCTTAATAAcattgtgactctattttttatAGTGTGACAGCGTTTCGAGGTCGTTTGAAAAGGAAAAGCTCCGGAGAAGTGATTTTGAGCACGCGTGATCAGGCCTACAAGTAGGCTACGGcttccctctcttagattgagcttgagcatgtgaatgcatgttgattagttgagATTTGGGTTGGTTAGTTATTGAATCGTGCATAGGTGATTAGAAATCATATTTTCGGCCAATTTCaggaattatcgggtaactatAAGCATGATAGGCGTTACTAATTGACCCTCTTTGCTATGTGGAGTACATGTATGCTTGATTACTATTTATCgaagcatgttgggccttaACTTAGGTTTGAATAGGGCTTACCTTAGAAATGCGTGATTCGGAActgataggccttagttttacCCCAACGTTGCTCGATCGGCTTAGATCCCTGCAGACTAGTGTAGCAGACTAAAGTATGATAGTTTGGGTCTTATTTAGGCAATACGCTTGCTCCGACGTTAGTTATCCTTATTGCTCCGATGctacggcttcacgagttacgtTAGCGATACTGGGTTTTGCTTAGTGATTTGAAGTTGGTTTTCGATTcagttccaaggacttacattgatcgGCTAAGTGTGAACGGCGTTCC
This genomic window contains:
- the LOC125855155 gene encoding U11/U12 small nuclear ribonucleoprotein 48 kDa protein, translated to MNPFPPPPPLPLPPVSAFPPPPLPLPPASAFPPPPPPPYFHHPTPTSALAYDIPGALSSLTSLLNLSSTTLNSLSSLLPIPLVPPFPSPALIPCPFNPNHRLPLSSLFSHSLHCPPISSSSADYIQTLIQHLKYPHTLHSSNPFTLPLLESQSDLCFSLETYLDFENPTFCYSNCPGVVSFPIRGENANPPMLTLLAVLSSECANFGQNLIGFPKEIVSQLLPSEVYAIRNETDHWNEFPFMYSYRVLRAILGLGMSSVECLSTWVVANSARYYSVVLDLAMRDHILVLFKLCLKAIVRESNDLASTFCNGEAEESVLSNRSFKCPVLVQVFVWLGTQLSVLYGEMNGKLFAINMLKQCICDSAFSSCMFNESTDMKSGDDNLQEPQESGEPLKRRMENEGTNVMDETLSKSAIFVSQVAAAVAALYERSMLEEKLKALRSLPSLPAYQRSMEHTYISNKADEERQKRPNYKPLLEHDGLLWQRSRNNQDTDRTKTREELLAEERDYKRRRMSYRGKKLKRSTTQVMRDIIEEYMEEIRQADPINCPTKGAEGTKFPPSASYRVDNNNYKDKAESGKRQPDSSALSKVREGGYREEFHTDGEVNSTDCKYDYSENMEKASQWHHRHLVAQRSNGRSRQDKKDYSRSPNQRVGRAYSREKSISKEKRDYSNDSRLNFSRRYHKSIEESSPHRERGDRHFDFKKRKPRDASDDFEDRYDPSGH